A DNA window from Helianthus annuus cultivar XRQ/B chromosome 15, HanXRQr2.0-SUNRISE, whole genome shotgun sequence contains the following coding sequences:
- the LOC110914060 gene encoding protein FAR1-RELATED SEQUENCE 11-like encodes MDMVFSSLDDCYSMYVKYAKECGFSVRKGTTKTNSKGVLHIKYYLFTRSGLYKDKKVDTLDPNQKERVDRSNFSKRTDCGALLCVLFEAGSWKVYKFVEEHNHDLVERPNKHFLPTERHLTHL; translated from the coding sequence ATGGACATGGTATTCTCAAGCCTCGATGATTGTTATTCAATGTATGTTAAGTATGCCAAGGAGTGTGGGTTTTCAGTCAGGAAAGGGACTACAAAGACAAACTCTAAAGGTGTCTTACATATTAAGTATTACTTGTTTACGAGATCTGGGTTATACAAGGACAAGAAGGTTGATACGTTGGACCCCAATCAAAAGGAGCGAGTAGACAGATCCAACTTTTCAAAGAGGACTGATTGTGGTGCACTGTTATGTGTACTTTTTGAGGCTGGATCATGGAAGGTGTATAAGTTTGTCGAGGAGCACAATCATGATCTTGTTGAACGTCCTAATAAGCATTTTCTTCCAACTGAACGACACCTCACTCATCTCTAG
- the LOC110910109 gene encoding uncharacterized protein LOC110910109: protein MIERKEMDWRTGNNGVDCGVFTMHHMETYKGEKTPWVTGFVKEDEVNNRQNSQLHLLRHRYLSKSILSEHNMHRELIIKKENAFDKRPDKERYMKDLENIIPARLSAFIGKE, encoded by the coding sequence ATGATAGAAAGAAAAGAGATGGATTGGAGGACGGGGAATAACGGCGTAGACTGTGGAGTGTTTACGATGCATCACATGGAAACATACAAAGGAGAAAAAACACCATGGGTGACTGGGTTTGTGAAAGAAGATGAAGTAAACAACAGACAgaattcacaacttcatctcctGAGGCACAGATACCTAAGTAAAAGCATTCTATCCGAACACAATATGCATCGTGAACTAATAATTAAAAAGGAAAATGCTTTCGATAAAAGGCCAGACAAAGAAAGGTATATGAAAGATTTGGAGAACATAATCCCAGCTAGGTTGAGTGCATTCATTGGAAAGGAATAG